A genome region from Tolypothrix sp. PCC 7712 includes the following:
- a CDS encoding DUF4079 domain-containing protein, giving the protein MEIADFLSLIHPAIAVIFVFPLIGNVVNFAWQTRQRRLQSLGGGKSKIPPVVGSEHKKLGEWLTSAVVGLTLIGLAYAIGKDIVKHQLWNTATFQFIFIILMFVATIISLVLLYQAKQKLWRGIFATLTGAGLVILGCQDGVYRLTKEWYWSHYYIGITAALLMIFSLAIVQDIYQDRSNRWRLVHTILNCVALLLFIGQGLTGTRDLLQIPLSWQEPYIYQCDYVNKVCGTIKP; this is encoded by the coding sequence ATGGAAATAGCCGATTTTCTTAGCCTAATACATCCCGCGATCGCAGTAATTTTTGTCTTCCCTCTGATTGGGAATGTGGTAAATTTTGCTTGGCAAACACGCCAACGCAGGTTACAAAGTTTAGGGGGAGGTAAAAGCAAAATTCCCCCGGTAGTTGGTTCAGAACATAAAAAGTTAGGCGAGTGGTTAACTAGTGCAGTTGTTGGCTTAACTTTAATTGGTCTAGCTTATGCAATTGGCAAAGATATCGTCAAACATCAACTTTGGAACACTGCAACTTTTCAATTCATTTTCATTATCTTGATGTTTGTGGCAACGATTATCTCTTTAGTTTTACTCTATCAAGCCAAGCAAAAGTTATGGCGGGGAATATTTGCCACTTTAACTGGTGCGGGGTTAGTGATTCTTGGCTGTCAGGATGGAGTGTATCGCCTGACTAAAGAATGGTACTGGTCACATTATTATATTGGCATTACCGCAGCCTTGCTGATGATTTTTTCTTTAGCAATTGTGCAAGATATTTATCAAGATAGATCCAATCGCTGGCGGCTAGTGCATACAATTTTAAATTGCGTAGCTTTATTATTGTTTATCGGGCAAGGTTTAACAGGTACAAGAGATTTACTGCAAATTCCCCTAAGTTGGCAAGAACCATACATTTATCAGTGTGATTATGTGAATAAGGTTTGTGGAACGATAAAGCCGTAG
- a CDS encoding sensor histidine kinase → MQKTINILQKLDPGSLRLRLTAGIAAFSAVGLGSLSVWTSLKMQDILIDNHKRHVEKIADRLPRDVQLYIQMMPQASGLDKSINNLIDNDTFIWIKNPKNQIIATSTNWNQLPAPTTSQLMSLTEMSVKPEVTQVQQRYYVLCGAALQVQNQPLGKLFVVKDITREQTMFLALVRSLGIASLLIIIVISLAIAIYIRRSLQPLRQLSQMAEVISAADLPEAQLSLQQAPSEVKELAQTFNMLLSRLAESWEQERQFVSNVSHELRTPLTIVHGYLQSVLRRPSNLTPTQIEALETAAVEAEHTIRLLQDLLDLARADSGHLHFRMNPCVLNDLVAEVVGMAQKYSDRTIMIEAPNHPIEVKADYNRLKQVLLNLVDNAVKYSEAETPVIVRLHQQDKAAIIQVDDKGYGIPLQHQARIFERFYRIDEARTRSTGGSGLGLSIVKTLIEGMGGSVTVRSRLGKGSIFTISLPISPK, encoded by the coding sequence GTGCAAAAAACCATCAACATCTTACAAAAATTAGATCCAGGTTCATTACGGTTAAGGTTAACGGCTGGGATTGCAGCATTTTCGGCGGTGGGTTTGGGTAGCCTCTCGGTTTGGACTAGCTTGAAAATGCAAGATATTTTAATAGATAATCATAAACGCCATGTTGAGAAAATTGCCGATCGCCTACCGCGTGATGTGCAACTTTATATTCAAATGATGCCACAAGCCAGTGGTTTAGATAAGTCGATAAATAATTTAATTGATAACGATACTTTTATCTGGATTAAAAACCCAAAAAATCAAATTATTGCCACATCTACTAATTGGAATCAGCTACCAGCACCAACGACATCACAGTTAATGTCTTTAACCGAGATGTCGGTAAAACCAGAAGTTACTCAAGTGCAGCAGCGCTACTATGTTTTATGTGGTGCGGCTTTGCAAGTACAGAATCAACCACTGGGGAAGCTATTTGTAGTTAAGGATATTACCCGCGAACAAACAATGTTTTTGGCGCTGGTGCGGAGTTTAGGGATTGCGAGTCTGTTAATAATTATTGTAATTTCCTTGGCGATCGCAATTTATATTCGGCGTTCTCTCCAACCTCTGCGTCAACTGAGTCAAATGGCGGAGGTAATTTCTGCTGCTGATTTACCAGAGGCGCAGTTATCGCTTCAGCAAGCACCCAGCGAGGTGAAAGAATTAGCCCAAACCTTTAATATGCTATTATCCCGGCTGGCGGAATCTTGGGAACAGGAACGACAGTTTGTCAGCAACGTTTCTCACGAATTACGCACGCCATTAACCATTGTGCATGGTTACTTACAAAGCGTACTCCGGCGACCCAGTAATTTAACACCCACCCAAATTGAAGCTTTAGAAACTGCGGCTGTGGAAGCCGAACATACTATCAGGCTACTGCAAGACTTACTAGATTTAGCCAGGGCTGATAGCGGTCATTTGCATTTTCGCATGAATCCCTGCGTGCTGAATGACTTAGTTGCCGAAGTTGTCGGGATGGCGCAGAAATATAGCGATCGCACTATCATGATCGAAGCACCAAATCATCCCATTGAAGTGAAAGCCGACTATAATCGCCTCAAGCAGGTATTGTTGAACTTAGTTGATAACGCCGTCAAGTATTCCGAAGCTGAGACTCCCGTAATTGTCAGGTTACATCAGCAAGATAAAGCAGCGATCATTCAAGTAGACGATAAAGGTTATGGCATACCCTTGCAACACCAAGCCCGCATCTTCGAGCGATTTTACCGCATAGACGAAGCCCGCACCCGTTCTACAGGCGGTTCTGGTTTAGGCTTATCAATAGTCAAAACCTTAATAGAAGGTATGGGTGGTAGCGTCACCGTGCGATCGCGCTTAGGCAAAGGCAGTATATTTACGATTAGTTTGCCAATTTCGCCAAAATAG
- a CDS encoding AAA-like domain-containing protein, which produces MSNPTIYTVGGTVQAGGGIYIPRQADEELLNLCRDGTFAYVLTPRQMGKSSLMVRTAQTLAEEGIRAVIVDLQELGAQVTAEQWYFGFLVKLDEQLEFETDVVSWWQEHEYLGVSQRLTLFFQEVLLAEVEARVVIFVDEIDSTLSLDFTDDFYTAIRYLYVARATNAEFVRLSLVLMGVATPGDLIRDAKRTPFNIGQRVDLTDFTFEEALPLAEGLEQVTDDAQQLLRWVLNWTGGHPYLTQRLCAALVREGKGEGERGNGEGGRVKGEGVSSFPFTFLPFTLSPRRSLFPFTLLPFTLSPRRSLSPGAAFVNRVVSNTFLGAMSEQDNNLQFVRDMLTKRSPDPEVLTTYREIRLGKRPVVDEEQSIVKSHLKLSGVVRREQNVLKVRNQIYRQVFDRKWLNEHLPFNLRDRWEQLKPALPYVVGLLIFSGLMTGVAVYVNEQRLIAQDARTEAENKGTEAKLQADNARQQQRSAEQQRREADKQKKLAQDQRERAETGEAEAKAAQKLAEERGADLKVALDNANAAKNAEAEQRQVADERKRQAEENLQEANKQRNIAQKQTQQANAAKADADKRRVNAEIIAESLKSQNLLASNLELEALIAGLKLGKRLQKPDKNVEADTRVLAVATLQQVVYGVREQNRLEDHSSLVLGVAFSPDSKTIASASYDNTVKLWNLQGQVLQTFKGHSSEVWYVAFSPDGKTIASASLDGTVKLWNLQGQVLQTLQGRRSVVFGVAFSPDGKTIASASSDNTVKLWNLQGQVLQTLQGHSGGVISVAFSPDGKTIASANADKTVKLWNFQGQVLQTLQGHSDGVWGVVFSPDGKTIASASSDKTVKLWNLQGQVLQTLQGHSDGVWGVVFSPDGKTIASASSDKTVKLWNLQGQVLQTLQGHSDWVFGVAFSPNGKTIASASLDGTVKLWNLQGQVLQTLQSHSSEVWYVAFSPDGKTIASASDDKTVKLQNLQGQVLQTLQGHSDWVFGVAFSPDGKTIASASSDNTVKLWNLQGQVLQTLQGHSDGVWGVVFSPDGKTIASASSDNTVKLWNLQGQVLQTLQGHSGGVMSVAFSPDGKTIASASSDNTVKLWNLQGQVLQTLQGHSGGVMSVAFSPDGKTIASASSDKTVRLWNLQGQVLQTLQSHSSVVFGVAFSPDGKTIASASADNTVKLWNLQGQVLQTLQGHSRVVFGVAFSPDGKTIASASADDTVKLWNLDLDDLMVKGCAWVRDYLQNNPNGKGERGVCER; this is translated from the coding sequence ATGTCTAACCCAACCATTTACACAGTCGGCGGGACGGTGCAGGCTGGTGGTGGGATTTATATTCCCCGCCAAGCTGATGAGGAATTGTTGAATTTGTGCCGGGATGGAACTTTTGCTTATGTCCTCACTCCGCGCCAAATGGGGAAGTCGAGTTTGATGGTACGCACGGCGCAAACGTTGGCAGAGGAGGGGATACGGGCTGTTATTGTTGACCTTCAGGAATTGGGGGCGCAGGTGACAGCCGAACAATGGTATTTTGGCTTTTTGGTGAAGCTGGATGAGCAACTTGAGTTTGAGACTGATGTGGTGAGTTGGTGGCAAGAACATGAATATTTGGGAGTTTCGCAACGGCTGACGCTGTTTTTTCAGGAGGTGTTACTGGCTGAGGTAGAAGCACGGGTGGTGATTTTTGTGGATGAAATTGATTCCACCCTCAGCTTAGATTTTACTGATGATTTTTATACGGCGATTCGTTATCTCTATGTAGCCCGTGCGACTAATGCTGAGTTTGTGCGTCTTTCTTTGGTGTTGATGGGGGTAGCAACTCCGGGGGATTTAATCCGCGATGCCAAGCGCACACCGTTTAATATTGGTCAGCGTGTGGATTTGACTGATTTTACCTTTGAGGAAGCTTTACCCCTGGCTGAGGGATTGGAACAGGTAACTGATGACGCACAACAATTATTGCGATGGGTGCTGAATTGGACAGGGGGACATCCGTATTTAACGCAGCGCTTGTGTGCGGCTTTGGTGAGGGAGGGGAAGGGGGAAGGGGAAAGGGGGAATGGGGAAGGGGGAAGGGTTAAGGGGGAAGGGGTTTCTTCTTTCCCTTTTACCTTTTTACCTTTTACCCTTTCCCCCAGGCGAAGCCTTTTCCCTTTTACCCTTTTACCTTTTACCCTTTCCCCCAGGCGAAGCCTTTCCCCTGGCGCAGCCTTTGTTAACCGCGTGGTGAGTAATACTTTTTTGGGTGCGATGAGTGAGCAAGATAATAACTTGCAGTTTGTGCGGGATATGTTGACTAAACGCTCGCCTGACCCAGAGGTTTTGACTACATACCGGGAAATTCGGTTAGGTAAGCGTCCGGTTGTGGATGAGGAACAGTCAATAGTTAAGTCTCACCTGAAGTTGTCGGGGGTGGTGAGGCGAGAGCAGAATGTTTTAAAGGTGAGAAATCAAATTTATCGGCAAGTATTTGACCGCAAGTGGCTGAATGAACATTTGCCGTTTAACTTACGGGATAGGTGGGAGCAGCTGAAACCTGCGCTGCCTTATGTGGTGGGATTGCTGATATTTTCGGGTTTAATGACGGGAGTGGCTGTGTATGTGAATGAGCAAAGGTTAATTGCTCAAGATGCCCGCACAGAAGCAGAAAATAAAGGCACTGAGGCAAAGTTGCAAGCCGATAATGCTCGACAACAGCAGCGAAGCGCAGAACAACAACGCCGGGAGGCGGACAAGCAAAAAAAACTTGCTCAAGACCAACGGGAAAGGGCGGAAACAGGAGAGGCGGAAGCAAAGGCTGCACAAAAGTTAGCTGAAGAACGGGGAGCAGACTTAAAAGTTGCTCTTGATAATGCCAACGCGGCTAAAAATGCCGAAGCCGAACAGCGTCAGGTAGCAGATGAGCGTAAAAGACAAGCAGAGGAAAATTTACAAGAAGCTAACAAGCAACGAAACATTGCCCAAAAGCAAACACAGCAAGCAAACGCTGCCAAAGCAGATGCAGATAAACGCCGTGTTAATGCCGAAATTATCGCTGAGAGTCTTAAATCACAAAATCTGCTGGCATCAAATTTAGAGCTTGAGGCTTTAATAGCAGGCTTGAAGTTAGGTAAGCGACTGCAAAAACCAGATAAAAATGTTGAAGCAGATACCCGCGTTTTGGCGGTAGCTACTCTCCAACAGGTAGTTTATGGAGTTAGGGAACAAAACCGACTAGAAGACCATAGCAGTCTGGTCTTGGGCGTAGCATTCAGCCCCGACAGCAAAACCATTGCCTCTGCAAGTTATGATAACACGGTGAAGTTGTGGAATCTCCAGGGGCAGGTGTTGCAAACCTTTAAAGGTCATAGCAGTGAGGTCTGGTATGTGGCATTCAGCCCCGACGGCAAAACAATTGCCTCTGCCAGTCTTGACGGGACGGTAAAGTTGTGGAATCTCCAGGGGCAGGTGTTGCAAACTCTTCAAGGTCGTCGCAGTGTGGTCTTTGGCGTGGCATTTAGCCCCGACGGCAAAACCATTGCTTCTGCAAGTTCTGACAACACGGTGAAGTTGTGGAATCTCCAGGGGCAGGTGTTGCAAACTCTTCAAGGTCATAGCGGTGGAGTAATTAGCGTGGCATTCAGCCCCGACGGCAAAACCATTGCTTCTGCCAATGCTGACAAGACGGTGAAGTTGTGGAATTTCCAGGGGCAGGTGTTGCAAACTCTTCAAGGTCATAGCGATGGGGTCTGGGGCGTGGTATTCAGCCCCGACGGCAAAACCATTGCCTCTGCAAGTTCTGACAAGACGGTGAAGTTGTGGAATCTCCAGGGGCAGGTGTTGCAAACTCTTCAAGGTCATAGCGATGGGGTCTGGGGCGTGGTATTCAGCCCCGACGGCAAAACCATTGCCTCTGCAAGTTCTGACAAGACGGTGAAGTTGTGGAATCTTCAGGGGCAGGTGTTGCAAACTCTTCAAGGTCATAGCGATTGGGTCTTTGGCGTGGCATTCAGCCCCAACGGCAAAACCATTGCCTCTGCCAGTCTTGACGGGACGGTAAAGTTGTGGAATCTCCAGGGGCAGGTGTTGCAAACTCTTCAAAGTCATAGCAGTGAGGTCTGGTATGTGGCATTCAGCCCCGATGGCAAAACCATTGCCTCTGCCAGTGATGACAAGACGGTGAAGTTGCAGAATCTTCAGGGGCAGGTGTTGCAAACTCTTCAAGGTCATAGCGATTGGGTCTTTGGCGTGGCATTCAGCCCCGACGGCAAAACCATTGCCTCTGCAAGTTCTGACAACACGGTGAAGTTGTGGAATCTCCAGGGGCAGGTGTTGCAAACTCTTCAAGGTCATAGCGATGGGGTCTGGGGCGTGGTATTCAGCCCCGACGGCAAAACCATTGCCTCTGCAAGTTCTGACAACACGGTGAAGTTGTGGAATCTCCAGGGGCAGGTGTTGCAAACTCTTCAAGGTCATAGCGGTGGAGTAATGAGCGTGGCATTCAGCCCCGACGGCAAAACCATTGCCTCTGCAAGTTCTGACAACACGGTGAAGTTGTGGAATCTCCAGGGGCAGGTGTTGCAAACTCTTCAAGGTCATAGCGGTGGAGTAATGAGCGTGGCATTCAGCCCCGACGGCAAAACTATTGCCTCTGCAAGTTCTGACAAGACGGTGAGGTTGTGGAATCTCCAGGGGCAGGTGTTGCAAACTCTTCAAAGTCATAGCAGTGTGGTCTTTGGCGTGGCATTCAGCCCCGACGGCAAAACCATTGCTTCTGCCAGTGCTGACAACACGGTGAAGTTGTGGAATCTCCAGGGGCAGGTGTTGCAAACTCTTCAAGGTCATAGCCGTGTGGTCTTTGGCGTGGCATTCAGCCCCGACGGCAAAACCATTGCTTCTGCCAGTGCTGACGACACGGTGAAGTTGTGGAATCTGGATTTGGATGACTTAATGGTGAAGGGTTGCGCTTGGGTGCGGGATTATTTGCAGAATAACCCGAATGGGAAGGGGGAGAGGGGGGTGTGTGAGAGATGA
- a CDS encoding DM13 domain-containing protein gives MKFKHLAIVGMMALITVGCANESASNKTDTPKAATENVASSGAGLGAFKAGEHPTQGKVKVITEQGKRFLEFDGDFKTDQGPDLYVILYRTDKPPISGIKEKDYFSIAPLQKTSGTQRYALPETVKLGEFKSVAVWCRKFNATFGYAPLANS, from the coding sequence ATGAAGTTTAAGCATTTAGCTATTGTAGGTATGATGGCGCTAATAACTGTAGGTTGTGCCAACGAAAGCGCCTCTAATAAAACAGATACACCAAAAGCAGCGACGGAAAACGTAGCAAGTTCAGGTGCAGGTTTGGGTGCATTTAAAGCTGGGGAACATCCTACTCAAGGGAAAGTGAAAGTCATTACCGAACAAGGAAAACGCTTTCTCGAGTTTGATGGAGATTTTAAAACTGATCAAGGCCCAGATTTATATGTAATTTTATATCGTACTGATAAACCACCTATATCTGGCATTAAAGAAAAAGATTATTTCAGCATTGCACCATTACAAAAAACTAGCGGTACTCAACGCTATGCTTTACCAGAAACTGTCAAGTTAGGTGAATTTAAATCTGTAGCAGTATGGTGTCGTAAATTCAATGCTACTTTCGGCTATGCACCTTTAGCAAATAGCTAA
- a CDS encoding cytochrome P450, translating to METYPSTNVLDIVRLLGSAIAKFLSSPHRFNFQEVLTNWLKGVTINYKSENVILNFLVKKVLLVSGRDLSAHILKGTPSSAGYLEGTLKKQGMSYLAPNALTISHDQQWQRLRPYNEKVLCTGAQHHYQQAFLHQIQRGFAQPVSSIEDIRQGMGIAMLGIVFGDNVAPVELIEDIQVLFSLVGNPIKRLLFGNREQVRRAKLYDYLRQLWKQSELSHQPSLLSMAHQMKPEASEAELLQQIPHWMFTFTGSGTDLLVRSLALISSRPEVLQRVQSEINQHNLAEAATISQLTYLEACVLETGRLYPPVTLTFHLTPTGDSFNNHYIPEGMDILHFFPMMQRHLEFEPSADLFQPERWLDKNYEVDAPYSNLFLRGSRTCPGKDLILFVCKSAIAILIAQQKITINSTLLAHDPLPLYFPGKDIRWQNYQ from the coding sequence ATGGAAACCTATCCTTCAACGAATGTGCTTGATATCGTGCGGCTTTTAGGAAGTGCGATCGCAAAATTCCTCAGTAGCCCTCATCGCTTCAACTTTCAGGAGGTACTGACTAATTGGCTCAAAGGTGTCACTATTAACTACAAAAGCGAGAACGTAATTCTCAATTTTTTAGTGAAAAAAGTCTTATTAGTATCTGGGCGGGACTTATCAGCACATATCCTCAAAGGGACACCATCTAGCGCAGGTTATCTAGAAGGAACTCTGAAAAAACAGGGGATGTCTTATCTTGCACCTAACGCTTTGACTATCAGCCATGATCAGCAATGGCAACGCCTACGCCCTTATAATGAAAAAGTGCTTTGCACAGGTGCTCAACACCACTATCAACAAGCTTTTTTGCATCAGATACAGCGTGGTTTTGCTCAACCAGTCTCCAGCATTGAGGATATTCGCCAAGGTATGGGGATAGCGATGTTGGGGATTGTATTTGGCGACAATGTTGCGCCTGTAGAGTTAATCGAAGATATTCAGGTTTTATTTAGTTTGGTAGGTAATCCCATCAAAAGGTTGCTGTTTGGGAATCGTGAACAAGTACGACGGGCAAAGTTATATGATTACCTACGACAGCTATGGAAACAAAGTGAATTATCCCATCAACCCTCATTGCTGTCGATGGCGCATCAGATGAAACCAGAAGCGTCAGAAGCGGAGTTATTACAGCAAATTCCCCACTGGATGTTTACCTTCACCGGATCTGGTACAGATTTGTTGGTGCGTTCTTTAGCGTTGATTAGTTCTCGCCCAGAAGTTTTACAGCGAGTGCAATCAGAAATTAACCAGCACAACCTAGCAGAAGCTGCGACAATTAGCCAATTAACCTATCTAGAAGCCTGTGTGTTAGAAACCGGTCGCCTTTATCCTCCGGTAACACTCACATTTCACCTGACACCAACAGGAGATAGTTTTAACAACCATTATATTCCCGAAGGGATGGACATTCTGCACTTTTTTCCGATGATGCAACGACATCTAGAATTTGAGCCGAGTGCAGATTTATTTCAACCAGAACGCTGGCTAGATAAAAATTATGAAGTTGACGCACCTTATTCTAACCTATTTTTGCGAGGTTCCCGTACCTGTCCGGGAAAAGACCTAATTCTGTTTGTATGTAAAAGTGCGATCGCAATTTTAATCGCACAACAGAAAATCACGATCAACAGCACCCTACTCGCTCACGATCCTTTACCACTCTATTTTCCCGGAAAAGATATTCGCTGGCAAAACTATCAATGA